The stretch of DNA AAGACCAAGTTAGCTTTGTAGCCGATGATAGTAACGTAAAATTTGAATTTGGTAACAACGGCGTTGTCGATGATGCGGTAGCAGGCACCGATACCCCGGTTAAAGTGATTGTTAAAGATGCTAATGGTAATCCTGTCATTGGCAAAGATGTCACTATTACGACGAAAAACGAGGCGGGCGAGACGGTTACCTCAACGGGTAAAACCAATGATAAGGGTGAAGTTGAGGTTATCATCAAAGATAACACCGCGGGCAGTTCAACTATTACCGCTGAACTCGGTGAGAGCAAAGGCAGCACGGATGTTAAAGTGGTTGCCGATAAAACCACCGCGCAAATTACCACAATGGAAACGGCGATAAAAGAGGCGGTTGCCAACGGTAAAGACACCATTAGTGTGATTGTCACGGTAAAAGATGCCAATAATAACGTGTTAAACGGTCAAAAAGTCACATTCACGGCAAGTAACAATGCCAATGTGGCTGAGTTTGGTGAAACCGATGATAACGGTCAAGTGACTATCACCTTAACGAGCATTAAAGCGGGCGTGAGTGATATTAAAGCGTCATTAACCAATGCTAAAGGTCAGCAAAGTGCTAAAGAAGATAAAGTTAACTTTATTGCTGATAATCTTGGCGTGACCATACTTGATGGTAACTTAACCGTTGAAGGTGGCGCTGAGCACATTGCTGGCCGTGAGGTGATTGTAACGGCCCTTGTGACTGATGCAAATGGTAACATTATTGCGAACCAAGAAGTGACCTTTACAACGGATAAAGCGAGCGCAACGTTTAAAGCAACGTCATCGAGCGCAGCTTCAGGGACGTTGACGGGGATCACCGATAAAGACGGTAAAGTGAACGTTATTTTGGTTAATCCGAAAGCGAGCCTAACAACCATTACCGCCGCGGTAAATGCCAATAAAGCGACGACAAAAGTGAACTTTATTGCCGATGATAGCAATGTTAATTTTGAGTTTGGTGATAACGGCGTTGTCGGTGATGCGATAGCGGGCGTTGATAAAACCATTAAAGTCAAAGTGACCGATAAAAATGGTAATCCTGTCATTGGTAAAGATGTGACATTTACGACCACCGATGACTTAGGTAATACGACCACTCAAACCGGTAAAACGGATGAAAATGGTCTGGTTGACGTGGTAATTACTGATAACACGACGGGGAGCAAAGAGGTAACGGCAAACCTTGGTAATAGTCAAGGAAGCACCAATATTAATATTATTGGGAACAGTGACATGGCGCAAATTGTTATCTTTAAAGATAACGGAAGCAAAGTCGCAGGCCGTGATGGCGAGACAACAGTGCAAGTCAAAGTGACGGATTCATACGGTAATATTTTACCGAATCAAAATGTCACGTTTACCGCGAACAATGAGGCAACGATTTTATCGACAGCGACAACCAATGCTGAGGGGCTGATTGACCTCCCACTAAACAGCAAAAAAGCGGTGTTGGTGACGGTTACGGCAACCACTGGTAAAGCCGAGCCTAAAGAGATTGGCGTGCAATTTATTGCGGATGTTAAAACCGCTAAAATTGTGGCAGGTAATGTGACGGTTGAAGATGACCGGGCGCTAATTGGCGGTGAAAAAACAAATAGCGTTAAAGTAAAAGTTATTGATGCTAACAGTAATAATGTCCCAGGCTTAACGGTGGTATTGACTGCCGATAATGGGGCAATTGTTGGTAAGATTGCGGAAACAAACGCTGATGGTGAAGTGCTTGTGACGTTAACGAGTAATACCACCGGTGAAAGTAACGTGATTGCCTCAATAAAAGAGGGTGCTCAGCAAGAGGCGTATCCAGCCGTTAAGGTGATGTTTATTGCTCAAATTCTGGATAAAGATTTTATGCCAGGAAGCAATAGCGCCGCCGCTAACAATGTTGCACTAAACAGTGTTTATGCGAAAGTGACGGATTCGAAAGGGAAAGGCGTTGCAAACCAAAAAGTGACCTTTACGGTTGAAAATACAGAGAGTAATCATCCGACATTCTCAAATAATGACACGACGATAACGGTGACTACCGATGAAAATGGTGCGGCGACCACCACCCTTAAAAATACCAAAGCGGGCCCGACAACGGTCACCGCAGCGCTATTTGATTCGAGCCCAACAACCGTGGTTGATTTTGTCGGTGATACCGCCACAAGGCGCATTGTTGTGGGTAACTTAACGGTTGAAACTAACAATGCCATTGCCGATGGACAAGCAACTAACAGTGTTAAAGTTAAAGTTACCGATGAAAACGATAATCCGTTACCCGGTGAGTTAATCAATTTAACGGCTGAAATATACAATGGCACCGTGAACGTTGGCAACATTGCTAAAACAGATGCAAATGGTGAAGTGGTTGTGATATTAACCAGTACTACGGCGGGACTGTCTGATGTGACGGCGTCGATAACAGATGATCAGAACATCACCAGTAACCAAGTTAAAACGGTTAAATTTGTTGCAAACACTAGCACCAAACATTTGACGATTTCAGCAACGGGGAATAATGCGAGTGCAAATGGCACGGAGACGAATGTTGTTGAAGTGAATGTTGTTGATGCCAACAACAATCCATTTGCCAATGAAAACGTCGAGATTACGGTTCCCGCAGGTGTGACCATTAGCACGGTTAATGGCGCGGCTTATAGCGCTGCAACTGGGTTTGTGTCTGACAGTGAGGGGAAAGTTGTGCTCACCTTGATATCTCACACCGCCAATACGTATGCGATAACGAGTCGCCTAAGCTCAGCTGACGCGTCGACAACTATCACCTTTATTGCCGATAGTAACACGGCGACATTAAACCGTCTTGAGGTGATAACGGTAGACGGCGTGCTTGCCAATGGCCAACAAATGAATAGCGTGCTAGTTAATGTAACCGATGCAAACGGCAATGCATTGTCGGGTCAACAAGTGACGTTCACGGCGAGTGGCAGTGCTAACGTGGTTGATTTTGGCAAAACGGATATCAACGGTAACGTGACAATTTACTTAACCGATACCGTCGCGGAAGAGAGCGACGTTGAAGCCTCAATCACCAATGCAAAAGGTGAAGTAAGCCGTAAAAATGGCAGCGTTAGGTTTGTGGCAGATAGTGATAACCCGATAATAAATAGCCTTGAGGTGATGACGCCAACGGGCGTTGCTGCCGATGGCGGAAATAGCAATAGTATTAATGTAACAGTGACCGATGCGATGGGTAACCCATTAGCCGGTAAAAAAATCAACTTCACCGCAAGTGGTGATAATGTCAAAGTCCTTGCCTTTGGTGAAACGGATGATTATGGTCAAATAACGATTTATTTAACCGATACCGTTGCTGAAGAGGTTGATATTGTTGCCTCAATTGCCAATGCGAAAGGTGAGATGAGCCATAAAAATGGCAATGTGACGTTTATTGCTGATACTAATACGGCGAAAATAACCGGGTTTACGGCAAATGGTACCAAGGTCGCAGGTGGTGAAGGTGAGACAACGGTGCAAGTTAAAGTGACGGATAAATACGGTAATATTTTACCAAATCAAGTCGTCACGTTTACGGCCAACAATGACGCCGCGATCTCATCGACAGCGACAACCAATGCAGAGGGAATGATTGTTCTGCCGCTAAACAGCAAAAAAGCGGTGTTGGTGACGGTTACGGCAACCGTTGGTAACGCGGAGCCTAAAGAGATTGGCGTGCAATTTATTGCGGATGTTAAAACGGCTAAAATTGTGGCGGGCAATGTGACGGTTGAAGATGACCGGGCACTCATTGGCGGTGAAAAAACAAATAGTGTCAGAGTTAAAGTTATTGATGCCAACAATAATAATGTCCCTGGTTTAACGGTGGTATCAACTGCCAATAATGGCGCAAGCGTGGGTAAGATTGCTGAAACAAACGCTGATGGTGAAGTACTCATTACGTTAACGAGTAACACAACGGGGGCAAGTAAGGTGACGGCCTCATTGACAAATAGCGCGGCACAAGAGTCTAGCGAAGATGTGACGGTGATGTTTATTGCTCAAATTCTGGATAAAGATTTTATGCCAGGAAGCAATAGCGCCGCTGCGAACAATAAAGCACTAAATAGTGTTTACGCGAAAGTGACGGATTCAAAAGGGAAAGGGGTTGCAAACCAACAGGTGACCTTTACGGTTGAAAATACAGAGGATAACAATCCGACGTTCTCAAATGATGGCACCACCATCACGGTGACAACCGATGAAAATGGCGCAGCAACAGTGACGCTTAAAAACACCAAAGCGGGCCCGACAACGGTCACCGCAACGCTATTTGATTCGAGCCCAACGGCGACCGTCGATTTTGTCGGTGATTCCGCGACAAGGCGCATTATAGTTGGTAACTTAACGGTTGAAACTGACAATGCCATTGCCGATGGACAAGCAACTAACAGTGTTAAAGTTAAAGTTACCGATGAAAATGATAATCCGTTACCGAATGAGTTAATCAATTTAACGGCTGAAATATACAATGGCACCGTGAACGTTGGCAACATTGCTAACACAGATGCGAATGGTGAAGTGATTGTGACATTAACCAGTACCACAGCGGGACTGTCTGATGTGACGGCGTCAATAACCAATGACCAAAATATTACCAGTAATCAAGTTAAAACGGTGAAATTTATTCCAAATATTAACTCGATAACGTTTACACTGGCAACCACCCAAAATAATGCCGGTGCAAATGGCCTGGATAGTAATACTGTTGAGGTCAATGTATTTGATGCAAATAACAATGCTATTGCAAATCAAAAGGTCGCTATCACCATTCCATCGGGAGTGACCGTAACGCAGGTTAATGGCGCGGCTTATAGCTCTGCAGCTGGATTTGTGACAGACAGTGAGGGGCAAATTGTGATTAAAATGACCTCAAATACCGTTGGCAGCGCTAAGGTAACCGGTCAGTTAAATTCCGTTGAGTTAGCAACGGATATCACATTCGTTCCCGTTATGAGTAGTGACACGACAGCCGTATTAAGTGCCAGTCGCATTCTCAATAACGACAATGCATCAGGCACGACGGGTGGGCTTTCAACATTAACGCTTAAACTGGTTGATGACAAAGGTAAAAATGTCACCGGGATGGCAAATAATATTGTCTTAACGCCAGATCAAGCAGGATTAAATATTAGTAAGTTGACGGAAACGGCAACGAAAGGAACGTATACGGCGACAGTGACCAGCTTAACGGCGAATAACTATAATATTGTGCTTTCGTTTAATAATGGTATTGTTTATACCACAACGCTTCCATTACAGGTCTACACTTATGATTTTGCGCTAAATGTTCAAGACAAAAAAATAGGTGAGCAGATGATATACCAGTATTCACTTTCTGCCGTCGAATCGGATACTTATGTGACGGTTTCAACCAGTGGAATAACGGCCACATGGACATCGTCTAATACAAGTGCTGCAACCATTGTTGGATCTGATTCCACATCATTGGTAACAGGTGTTAAAGTAGGTGAAACGACCATTTCAGCCGATGATATTGTGCTTAATGGCGTTAAAGGGTCAACGGCAGCTAAGTTAACTGTTTCTATACTTAAATATAGCGATAAATACGGAGATTATGCAACAAGCCCAACAGGGGTACAGTCATTAATCCAACCACCTAATTATTCGTTTACAGGACGTACAGGTAGTATTGTTGACTCCATAGGTAATGGTGGTGGTGGTGGTGGTAATTTGGTCACGGTCAACAATACAGATAAAGTAACTTCAATTGATATTACAGCGTGTACTTATAAAAATGTAAGAGTTATTGGTAAATTAGTCTTTAATTATCAGGGGGGAGCTCAAACGCAAATAGCTAAGGGACTATGTGATGCCGGACAAATCGTTAATTCTGTGTACCCAATACCGGCTAATGAGCAATTTGTTGGCGTTATAGTATTTACTAGTGCGGTAGGGAGTATAGGTTATTCATATGTAGGCGGAATTCAATTTATTACGACTGCATTGTAAGTTACTGTTGATTAAGGGCGCATTAGCGCCCTTTTATTTTTTAATCTAATAGAAGAATGTTAACCAACAATAGGTATTCTTCGATAATGAGATCCCCAAACCTTATCTGCCACTCTCTTTAGTAGGCAGCTATTTTCAAATGATTAAATTATCTTTTCTTACTCGATTAAAGTAAGCTTCAATATACGTTGGGATCATCGATTTGGCTTGAGTGATATTTTCTAGTTTGTATTGATATATGCATTTTGTTTTTAGTGTATGGGAAATCTTTCAGCTGCGGCATTTCAATTTTATTTTAATGGGTAAAAAAGGAGGGATAATTAAACGATGCAAAAGCTAATCATTTTAAGGCAATCCTCAACCACTATTTTGGTAAGTTAGACGTTTAGTTATACCTTAATGCTCAGCGATTGAACTGTGTAATAATATTTATTTAATTAGCAAGATAGGAGAGTTACTAAAGTAGTTATCAACAGATTTTGTGGATTAAAAAAATATTACACAATGTTGTTTCGATAACCATGATTCTATTTTGATAATTTCTTTTATTTTTAATGAATGAAGGCCTTTCAATTATACAAATAAAAATTTTTATTATACTTATTTGTGCAATTTCATTGTTTATTAATAACTTATTTGGTTTATAGCATTATCCTAATTAGGGCAAAAAGCGCCGTATCTGGTTTTTTAGTTGTCCTAACTTTGCATTTGTTGTTTGGTAGCTGGTGATTAGTGTATTTTTGTATGTTGCAAAATAGTGATTTTATCTATTTCCAATTACAGGTAATTAATTAAATTACCTATTTTTATTAAGTAAATCAATTGCAACTGTAGTTAAAAAAAGAATGAACCATATCATTAATGTAACAATAAATACCAGAATAAAAAATAATTCTATGGACAAAGAATAATAAGCCAAATCATAAAGCTCTGTATAAAAAAAATGTTCATAGCGTATTTTAATATGATCTAGAACAATTAAATATATACCTGTAATTAGAGATAATAAAAACATAACAGCGGAGAGTATCGCGACTACTTTTGTTATTTTATATATCATTAATAATCCCGTATATGAATTCTTGATTGTGATTTATATTCGATTTAACGTTATGATTAGAATTAATAAACTGAT from Orbaceae bacterium lpD04 encodes:
- a CDS encoding Ig-like domain-containing protein, whose translation is MGLIVKLVLVMQILLPLFVSGNSVASAINLNSEDIKNKQRLSNIKNNLPELSSSSDGSTDSAESSIAAGLSQTGTLISSDNTSDATKDWLENSAYGYLSNEMQTWLNQYGNSRIQINSNGNYSAELLIPWFENKNNLFFSQSRISREDENKSTLNLGLGYRNYLDNWMWGVNSFYDRDLKNNNARLGAGFELGANYLKLSTNGYFRLTDWRQSKLDEFNDYDERPANGFDIRAEGYLPSYPNLGGNLLYEKYFGENVNLKGASSLSNLKDDPEAYTVGLSYTPVPLFSFKLNQTMGDVTETKGIFELNYRMGVPLAQQLNEKFVAEMRTLQGSRYDFVDRNNAIVMQYKKQVLLRIALPKTLSIIATKPEILIPTITKNKYKIDRIEWSSPALTAKGGTIIPSSSYPYSATILMPFYDYVSTLAGNSYDITAVAVDVNGNRSNIATTNILVSPKPINEVFSTFTISPNTNVVGDGEAQGLVTVVVKDSNTGDLLADVAVNFTLVDSQGAVVDGIKLDGNSVSSLSRMTDSNGAITFPITSIKSGEFTLNAIINDRESSNEKISFIADESTAQINTGDVTVIGGGALVGSDSVTKIKVKVTDQNGNPVPNQDVTFTADNGATITPTGRTDENGMVEVIVSNKTAGRTNISVKVGLQEILTGVDFIADITSAQISFESRGSYLAGRNSETFVKAIVTDKNDNIISNREIAFTANNEATFGENESTTFVGKTNDDGVIEIALNSKKATEITVTATVTAVNISSDTAVSFVADDSNVQFEFGDNGVVDDAVAGTDTPVKVIVKDANGNPVIDKDITFTTKNEAGETVTSTGKTNDKGEVEVIIKDNTAGSSTITAELGNSKGSTDVKVVADKTTAQITTMETAIKEAVANGKDTISVIVTVTDANNNVLNGQKIAFTASNDVNVAEFGETDDNGQVTILLSSIKAGVIDIKASLTNAKGQQSVKEDQVNFVADDSNVKFEFGNNGVVDDAVAGTDTPVKVIVKDANGNPVIDKDITFTTKNEAGETVTSTGKTNDKGEVDVIIKDNTAGSSTITAELGNSKGSADIKVVADKTTAQIATMETAIKEAVANGKDTISVIVTVTDANNNVLKGQKIAFTASNNASVAGFGDTDDKGQVAITLSSIKSGVSDIKASLTNAKGQQSAKEDQVSFVADDSNVKVEFDVIGDPIAGADTTVKVKVTDANGNPIIGKDVSFTADNGATITPTGKTDENGMVEVIISNNTAGNTNVTAKVDDIEGNVVVDFAPDESTAQITTMETAIKEAIANGKDTISVIITVTDANNNVLNSQKITFTASNNVNVAEFGETDDNGQVTITLTSIKAGVSDIKASLTNAKGQQSAKEDQVSFVADDNNVKFEFGNNGVVDDVVAGTDTPVKVIVKDANGNLVIGKDVTITTKNEAGETVTSTGKTNDKGEVDVVISDNTAGNSTITAELGDSKGSTDVKVVADKTTAQITTMETAIKEAVANGKDTISVIVTVKDANNNVLNGQKITFTASNNANVAEFGETDDNGQVTITLSSIKAGVSDIKASLTNAKGQQSAKEDQVSFVADDSNVKFEFGNNGVVDDAVAGTDTPVKVIVKDANGNPVIGKDVTITTKNEAGETVTSTGKTNDKGEVEVIIKDNTAGSSTITAELGESKGSTDVKVVADKTTAQITTMETAIKEAVANGKDTISVIVTVKDANNNVLNGQKVTFTASNNANVAEFGETDDNGQVTITLTSIKAGVSDIKASLTNAKGQQSAKEDKVNFIADNLGVTILDGNLTVEGGAEHIAGREVIVTALVTDANGNIIANQEVTFTTDKASATFKATSSSAASGTLTGITDKDGKVNVILVNPKASLTTITAAVNANKATTKVNFIADDSNVNFEFGDNGVVGDAIAGVDKTIKVKVTDKNGNPVIGKDVTFTTTDDLGNTTTQTGKTDENGLVDVVITDNTTGSKEVTANLGNSQGSTNINIIGNSDMAQIVIFKDNGSKVAGRDGETTVQVKVTDSYGNILPNQNVTFTANNEATILSTATTNAEGLIDLPLNSKKAVLVTVTATTGKAEPKEIGVQFIADVKTAKIVAGNVTVEDDRALIGGEKTNSVKVKVIDANSNNVPGLTVVLTADNGAIVGKIAETNADGEVLVTLTSNTTGESNVIASIKEGAQQEAYPAVKVMFIAQILDKDFMPGSNSAAANNVALNSVYAKVTDSKGKGVANQKVTFTVENTESNHPTFSNNDTTITVTTDENGAATTTLKNTKAGPTTVTAALFDSSPTTVVDFVGDTATRRIVVGNLTVETNNAIADGQATNSVKVKVTDENDNPLPGELINLTAEIYNGTVNVGNIAKTDANGEVVVILTSTTAGLSDVTASITDDQNITSNQVKTVKFVANTSTKHLTISATGNNASANGTETNVVEVNVVDANNNPFANENVEITVPAGVTISTVNGAAYSAATGFVSDSEGKVVLTLISHTANTYAITSRLSSADASTTITFIADSNTATLNRLEVITVDGVLANGQQMNSVLVNVTDANGNALSGQQVTFTASGSANVVDFGKTDINGNVTIYLTDTVAEESDVEASITNAKGEVSRKNGSVRFVADSDNPIINSLEVMTPTGVAADGGNSNSINVTVTDAMGNPLAGKKINFTASGDNVKVLAFGETDDYGQITIYLTDTVAEEVDIVASIANAKGEMSHKNGNVTFIADTNTAKITGFTANGTKVAGGEGETTVQVKVTDKYGNILPNQVVTFTANNDAAISSTATTNAEGMIVLPLNSKKAVLVTVTATVGNAEPKEIGVQFIADVKTAKIVAGNVTVEDDRALIGGEKTNSVRVKVIDANNNNVPGLTVVSTANNGASVGKIAETNADGEVLITLTSNTTGASKVTASLTNSAAQESSEDVTVMFIAQILDKDFMPGSNSAAANNKALNSVYAKVTDSKGKGVANQQVTFTVENTEDNNPTFSNDGTTITVTTDENGAATVTLKNTKAGPTTVTATLFDSSPTATVDFVGDSATRRIIVGNLTVETDNAIADGQATNSVKVKVTDENDNPLPNELINLTAEIYNGTVNVGNIANTDANGEVIVTLTSTTAGLSDVTASITNDQNITSNQVKTVKFIPNINSITFTLATTQNNAGANGLDSNTVEVNVFDANNNAIANQKVAITIPSGVTVTQVNGAAYSSAAGFVTDSEGQIVIKMTSNTVGSAKVTGQLNSVELATDITFVPVMSSDTTAVLSASRILNNDNASGTTGGLSTLTLKLVDDKGKNVTGMANNIVLTPDQAGLNISKLTETATKGTYTATVTSLTANNYNIVLSFNNGIVYTTTLPLQVYTYDFALNVQDKKIGEQMIYQYSLSAVESDTYVTVSTSGITATWTSSNTSAATIVGSDSTSLVTGVKVGETTISADDIVLNGVKGSTAAKLTVSILKYSDKYGDYATSPTGVQSLIQPPNYSFTGRTGSIVDSIGNGGGGGGNLVTVNNTDKVTSIDITACTYKNVRVIGKLVFNYQGGAQTQIAKGLCDAGQIVNSVYPIPANEQFVGVIVFTSAVGSIGYSYVGGIQFITTAL